The following proteins are encoded in a genomic region of Streptomyces collinus Tu 365:
- a CDS encoding transketolase family protein gives MTLSGRDAYRDELTALAAEDPTIVCLEADLGGKNHPFQAAHPDRFFNVGIAEGAMIDMAAGLAAGGFKPFVSTFAPFAALRAAESLKLTLGYLNAGVTVMAPYAGVSGAWFGTTHHCLEDLAVLRSVPGVTVAAPHGEAEMRAVIRSAARGGGPHYVRTGRNAAYESLPLPGTQLPPVNWESEGDPEDVCLVSVGEEGTRLSLAARASTGVAHAHLVYLDHEHLAESAAELARRHTRFVVVEEHRSQGGAAEALALLLPGCEVTSVAAGREWPSTGGDHQEVMAALGLDLPAVLAAVAQARRGRPAAAGLVRACVR, from the coding sequence ATGACCCTCTCCGGCCGTGACGCCTACCGCGACGAGCTGACCGCCCTGGCCGCCGAAGACCCCACCATCGTCTGCCTGGAGGCGGACCTGGGCGGCAAGAACCACCCCTTCCAGGCCGCGCACCCGGACCGGTTCTTCAACGTGGGGATCGCCGAGGGCGCCATGATCGACATGGCGGCGGGGCTGGCCGCCGGCGGCTTCAAGCCCTTCGTCAGCACCTTCGCCCCCTTCGCGGCGCTGCGGGCCGCGGAGAGCCTGAAGCTGACGCTGGGCTACCTGAACGCCGGGGTCACCGTCATGGCGCCGTACGCCGGCGTGTCCGGTGCCTGGTTCGGCACCACGCACCACTGCCTGGAGGACCTCGCGGTGCTCCGCAGCGTGCCCGGCGTGACCGTCGCGGCCCCCCACGGCGAGGCCGAGATGCGCGCCGTGATCCGGTCCGCGGCCCGCGGCGGCGGGCCGCACTACGTCCGCACGGGCCGCAACGCCGCCTACGAGTCGCTGCCGCTGCCCGGCACCCAGCTGCCGCCGGTCAACTGGGAGTCCGAGGGCGATCCCGAGGACGTCTGCCTGGTCTCGGTGGGCGAGGAGGGCACGCGGCTGTCGCTGGCCGCCCGCGCCTCCACCGGCGTCGCCCACGCCCACCTCGTGTACCTGGACCACGAGCACCTGGCCGAGTCGGCCGCGGAACTGGCCCGCCGGCACACCCGGTTCGTCGTCGTCGAGGAACACCGCAGCCAGGGCGGAGCGGCCGAGGCGCTGGCGCTGCTGCTTCCCGGGTGCGAGGTCACCTCGGTGGCGGCCGGCCGGGAATGGCCCTCGACCGGCGGCGACCACCAGGAGGTCATGGCGGCGCTGGGCCTCGATCTGCCCGCCGTGCTCGCGGCCGTGGCGCAGGCGCGCCGCGGCCGGCCGGCGGCCGCCGGGCTCGTCCGCGCCTGCGTCCGCTGA
- a CDS encoding DegT/DnrJ/EryC1/StrS family aminotransferase translates to MITDFPAAPLPLPEPAEVDSELAALGGGAMIPKASRRTLFPVITKEDVFNLMLAQRQAPEKVVADFAEAYRSYVGAAYALPTASGTSSLHMALVGAGVRPGDEVIVPAFTFIATAQAVVAAHAIPVFVDIDPATYCMDPKAAAAAITDRTRALMPVHVHGLPADVSALRALADRHGIALVEDASHAHSAKIGEQVAGSFGDAAGQSLMADKNFPLGGEGGIAFFATEEGYERARAYLERHGIDYGMSWVAAAFGASQLERLPYYDEIRARNAALLGEALRGTGLFSPPHVPQGHVHAYNMYRTTLHPEAVGLEDIPVFAVKEAVHELLVAEGVPAREWQNTPIPCHLPFQHRDGFGNGYPFTLNPGAVRDHRPEDFPVTLGMLDSTLVLCRELRSPVEYERILRYADAFRKVARRPDAIRKLVETRDYRRPYDKAARLG, encoded by the coding sequence ATGATCACCGATTTCCCGGCAGCCCCGCTGCCCCTGCCCGAACCCGCCGAGGTCGACTCCGAACTCGCCGCCCTCGGCGGCGGGGCCATGATCCCCAAGGCGTCGCGTCGCACCCTCTTCCCGGTCATCACCAAGGAAGACGTCTTCAACCTGATGCTGGCCCAGCGGCAGGCGCCCGAGAAGGTCGTCGCCGACTTCGCCGAGGCCTACCGCTCCTACGTCGGCGCGGCGTACGCGCTGCCCACCGCGAGCGGCACCTCCAGCCTGCACATGGCCCTGGTGGGCGCCGGGGTGCGGCCCGGCGACGAGGTCATCGTGCCGGCGTTCACGTTCATCGCGACCGCGCAGGCCGTCGTCGCCGCGCACGCGATCCCGGTGTTCGTGGACATCGACCCGGCCACCTACTGCATGGACCCCAAGGCCGCGGCCGCCGCGATCACCGACCGCACCCGCGCGCTGATGCCGGTCCACGTGCACGGCCTGCCCGCGGACGTGTCCGCTCTGCGCGCCCTCGCCGACCGGCACGGCATCGCCCTGGTCGAGGACGCCTCGCACGCCCACTCCGCGAAGATCGGCGAGCAGGTGGCCGGCTCCTTCGGGGACGCCGCCGGCCAGAGCCTGATGGCCGACAAGAACTTCCCGCTCGGCGGCGAGGGCGGCATCGCGTTCTTCGCCACCGAGGAGGGCTACGAGCGCGCCCGCGCCTACCTGGAGCGGCACGGCATCGACTACGGCATGTCGTGGGTCGCGGCGGCCTTCGGCGCCAGCCAGCTCGAGCGGCTGCCGTACTACGACGAGATCCGCGCCCGCAACGCCGCGCTGCTCGGCGAGGCCCTGCGCGGGACCGGCCTGTTCAGCCCGCCGCACGTACCGCAGGGGCACGTCCACGCGTACAACATGTACCGCACCACCCTGCACCCCGAGGCCGTGGGCCTGGAGGACATCCCGGTGTTCGCGGTCAAGGAGGCCGTGCACGAACTCCTGGTCGCCGAGGGCGTCCCGGCCCGCGAGTGGCAGAACACCCCGATCCCGTGCCACCTGCCCTTCCAGCACCGGGACGGCTTCGGCAACGGCTACCCGTTCACCCTCAACCCCGGCGCCGTGCGCGACCACCGGCCCGAGGACTTCCCGGTCACCCTCGGCATGCTCGACAGCACCCTCGTCCTCTGCCGCGAGCTGCGCTCCCCGGTGGAGTACGAGCGGATCCTGCGCTACGCCGACGCCTTCCGCAAGGTCGCCCGCCGTCCGGACGCCATCCGCAAGCTGGTCGAGACCCGCGACTACCGCCGGCCCTACGACAAGGCGGCCCGCCTTGGCTGA
- a CDS encoding RimK family alpha-L-glutamate ligase, giving the protein MTASDQVLLSVTMLRPEEKLLLAALRDQGLTARPLLMEDLAETVAGHTGPPALALIRNLSHRDAINVSRRLEHAGVPTLNRAATIETCNDKGLQALLFARHGIPHPTTRHAFSFDQVRKSVADLGMPAVVKPVSGSWGRGVSKMTHADCVEAWAAGRESADVTGKQFPVVVQEYIDKPGHDLRVVVVGRTPVVAIQRVSDDWRTNTHLGAEVRRVEVTPAMHELCDRVVDALGPGFYGVDLVEDRSTGRLLVLEVNANPEFARSSARHGVNVAGHLAAYVAETLAASAV; this is encoded by the coding sequence GTGACAGCCTCGGACCAGGTCCTGCTCTCGGTCACGATGCTGCGCCCCGAGGAGAAGCTGCTCCTCGCGGCGCTGCGCGACCAGGGTCTGACGGCGCGACCGCTGCTCATGGAGGATCTGGCCGAGACCGTGGCGGGCCACACCGGCCCGCCCGCTCTCGCCCTGATCAGGAACCTCTCCCACCGGGACGCGATCAACGTCTCCCGTCGCCTGGAACACGCCGGTGTCCCCACGCTCAACCGGGCGGCGACGATCGAGACCTGCAACGACAAGGGGCTGCAGGCGCTCCTCTTCGCGCGGCACGGCATCCCGCACCCCACCACCCGGCACGCCTTCAGCTTCGACCAGGTCCGCAAGAGCGTCGCCGACCTGGGCATGCCCGCCGTGGTCAAGCCGGTCAGCGGCTCCTGGGGCCGGGGGGTCAGCAAGATGACCCACGCCGACTGCGTGGAGGCGTGGGCCGCGGGCCGGGAGTCCGCCGACGTCACGGGCAAGCAGTTCCCCGTCGTCGTGCAGGAGTACATCGACAAGCCCGGCCACGACCTGCGGGTGGTGGTCGTCGGGCGGACCCCGGTGGTGGCCATCCAGCGGGTGTCGGACGACTGGCGCACCAACACCCACCTGGGCGCCGAGGTCCGGCGCGTCGAGGTCACCCCGGCGATGCACGAGCTCTGCGACCGGGTCGTCGACGCGCTCGGCCCCGGCTTCTACGGGGTGGACCTGGTCGAGGACCGGTCCACGGGCCGGCTGCTCGTGCTCGAAGTGAACGCCAACCCGGAATTCGCCCGTTCCTCCGCCCGGCACGGAGTGAACGTGGCCGGCCACCTCGCCGCCTACGTCGCCGAGACCCTCGCGGCCTCAGCCGTGTGA
- a CDS encoding M20/M25/M40 family metallo-hydrolase produces the protein MSRPLYVVKVGSATLDRETIHKEIADVVARGARVLLVAGGATGIARHYAAVDRPVPTLRLANGDEVRYCPPEEMDHLVDAYERVTLPAVAHGLRALGLKAFTAVAARNGLVLGRANRPLKALSAEGRPVVVRDHRAGVPVEADTEALNALLDAYDVVCLSPPVADRDGGAALNVDADVLAAVLAVALDADHLRLVTGTAGLLTDPADPDSTLTDAYPGDGARYAGGRMRQKVRAAEIALEGSSADVAITGPHTLGEPAGWTRFWRTRGPADDLDLLTRAVSVPSVSGDEAELASCLAEWCRGRGIEARIDEAGNLVASRGTGPRALLLLGHLDTVPHRWAVEWRDGELWGRGSVDAKGSLAAFLEVLADADVPEDGRLVVVGAVEEEISSSKGAFHVRDHYPADAVVIGEPSGSQKLTLGYFGLFKLAVTASVPTGHSAGLDAVSAPDRLTRVLGEIRASVLAQAPEALSAVIDIRCARGRERDRADGTLNFRVPPGADLDALRAAALGHAGDGVDIEVLRATPGHQSGRSGPLAKAFTRAFAAAGIKPRFVVKKGTSDMNTLATTWHDVPMVAYGPGDSALDHTDEERIGGEEYRAARALLAAAVDRWFALAEGSRR, from the coding sequence ATGAGCCGGCCGCTGTACGTCGTCAAGGTCGGCAGCGCCACGCTCGACCGCGAGACCATCCACAAGGAGATCGCCGACGTCGTCGCCCGCGGCGCCCGGGTGCTCCTGGTCGCCGGCGGGGCCACGGGCATCGCCCGCCACTACGCGGCCGTCGACCGCCCGGTCCCCACGCTGCGGCTGGCCAACGGCGACGAGGTGCGCTACTGCCCGCCTGAGGAGATGGACCACCTGGTCGACGCCTACGAGCGGGTGACCCTGCCCGCCGTGGCGCACGGCCTGCGGGCCCTGGGCCTGAAGGCGTTCACGGCCGTCGCCGCCCGCAACGGCCTGGTCCTCGGCCGGGCCAACCGTCCGCTCAAGGCGCTGTCGGCCGAGGGCCGCCCCGTCGTGGTCCGTGACCACCGCGCGGGCGTACCGGTCGAGGCCGACACCGAGGCGCTGAACGCACTGCTCGACGCGTACGACGTGGTCTGCCTGTCCCCGCCGGTCGCGGACCGGGACGGCGGCGCCGCGCTGAACGTGGACGCCGACGTGCTCGCCGCGGTGCTCGCGGTCGCCCTGGACGCCGACCACCTCCGGCTGGTCACCGGCACCGCCGGACTGCTGACCGACCCGGCCGACCCGGACTCCACGCTGACCGACGCCTATCCGGGCGACGGCGCGCGGTACGCCGGCGGGCGCATGCGCCAGAAGGTGCGCGCGGCCGAGATCGCCCTGGAGGGCAGCAGCGCCGACGTGGCCATCACCGGCCCGCACACCCTGGGCGAGCCCGCGGGCTGGACCAGGTTCTGGCGCACCCGGGGGCCCGCCGACGACCTCGACCTGCTCACCCGCGCGGTCTCCGTGCCGTCGGTCTCCGGCGACGAGGCGGAGCTCGCCTCCTGCCTCGCCGAATGGTGCCGGGGCCGGGGCATCGAGGCCCGTATCGACGAGGCGGGCAACCTCGTCGCCTCCCGGGGCACCGGCCCCCGTGCGCTGCTGCTCCTGGGCCACCTCGACACGGTCCCGCACCGCTGGGCGGTCGAGTGGCGCGACGGTGAGCTGTGGGGGCGCGGCAGCGTCGACGCCAAGGGCAGTCTCGCCGCCTTCCTGGAGGTGCTGGCGGACGCGGACGTGCCCGAGGACGGCCGGCTGGTCGTGGTCGGCGCGGTCGAGGAGGAGATCTCCTCCTCGAAGGGGGCGTTCCACGTACGGGACCACTATCCGGCCGACGCGGTCGTCATCGGCGAACCGAGCGGCTCCCAGAAGCTGACCCTCGGCTACTTCGGACTGTTCAAACTGGCGGTGACCGCCTCCGTGCCCACCGGCCACTCGGCCGGCCTGGACGCGGTGTCGGCCCCGGACCGCCTGACGCGTGTCCTCGGTGAGATCCGCGCGTCGGTGCTCGCCCAGGCGCCCGAGGCGCTCAGCGCGGTCATCGACATCCGGTGCGCGCGCGGCCGCGAGCGCGACCGGGCGGACGGCACCCTCAACTTCCGGGTACCGCCGGGGGCCGATCTGGACGCGCTGCGCGCCGCCGCGCTCGGGCACGCCGGTGACGGCGTGGACATCGAGGTGCTGCGGGCCACCCCGGGCCATCAGAGCGGCCGTTCGGGCCCGCTGGCCAAGGCGTTCACCCGGGCCTTCGCCGCCGCCGGGATCAAGCCCCGCTTCGTGGTGAAGAAGGGCACGTCGGACATGAACACCCTGGCGACCACCTGGCACGACGTGCCGATGGTGGCGTACGGGCCGGGCGACTCCGCCCTCGACCACACCGACGAGGAGCGCATCGGCGGCGAGGAGTACCGGGCCGCCCGCGCGCTGCTCGCCGCCGCGGTGGACCGCTGGTTCGCCCTCGCGGAAGGGAGCCGCCGATGA
- a CDS encoding ATP-grasp domain-containing protein — protein MHILMIECNPNGIAGIANALELGHDVTLVSVDPDFYLGVSPLAEAAYAHPNCQVVKSEQAFSIEELTALARRLHAENPIHGVTTYSEYHTVHTAAVAEALGLPGMSVEGARNARHKHLTRLTLDGTGVRQPRFAHVADADDPAAVEAAVREIGFPCVVKPSDGTASLHVLHLKDEDDLRAYLADLADVADYGRGVRRIPDVLIEEFVTGELISVESCVLGRGEVVNLGLTDRPLSGFPYFIEMGATYFSGHPLQDELFAMTTRVLDELGVDFGFIHTEFLLGPDGPVLCEVNGRLIGGIVPTLMQLSSGVDPYLEVIRQALGERPELPFPGETTAGGHWFGAPVAGTVDSIGFEALQDLPGFHDALAYKKAGTRVTRLSTSNFDWIGHVIFTGADRTEVNKRCEEALDLIDLRMKLEVAR, from the coding sequence ATGCACATCCTGATGATCGAATGCAACCCCAACGGCATCGCCGGCATCGCCAATGCCCTGGAACTGGGCCACGACGTCACGCTGGTGTCGGTGGACCCCGACTTCTACCTCGGCGTCTCCCCGCTGGCCGAAGCCGCCTACGCCCACCCGAACTGCCAGGTGGTCAAGAGCGAACAGGCCTTCTCCATCGAGGAGCTGACGGCCCTGGCACGCCGGCTGCACGCGGAGAACCCCATCCACGGGGTGACCACCTACAGCGAGTACCACACCGTCCACACGGCCGCCGTCGCCGAGGCGCTCGGCCTGCCCGGCATGAGCGTCGAGGGCGCCCGCAACGCCCGGCACAAGCACCTCACCCGCCTCACCCTGGACGGCACCGGAGTCCGCCAGCCGCGCTTCGCGCACGTCGCCGACGCCGACGACCCCGCCGCCGTCGAGGCCGCCGTCCGCGAGATCGGCTTCCCCTGCGTGGTCAAGCCCTCCGACGGCACGGCGAGCCTGCACGTGCTCCACCTGAAGGACGAGGACGACCTGCGCGCCTACCTCGCCGACCTGGCGGACGTCGCCGACTACGGGCGCGGCGTGCGGCGCATCCCGGACGTGCTGATCGAGGAGTTCGTCACCGGCGAGCTGATCTCGGTCGAGTCCTGCGTCCTCGGCCGGGGCGAGGTGGTCAACCTCGGCCTGACCGACCGTCCGCTCAGCGGCTTCCCGTACTTCATCGAGATGGGCGCCACCTACTTCAGCGGACACCCGCTGCAGGACGAGCTGTTCGCCATGACCACGCGCGTACTGGACGAGCTCGGCGTGGACTTCGGCTTCATCCACACCGAGTTCCTGCTCGGTCCGGACGGCCCGGTGCTGTGCGAGGTCAACGGCCGTCTCATCGGCGGGATCGTGCCGACGCTGATGCAGCTCAGCTCCGGTGTCGACCCGTACCTGGAGGTCATCAGGCAGGCCCTCGGCGAGCGCCCCGAGCTGCCCTTCCCCGGCGAGACCACGGCCGGCGGCCACTGGTTCGGCGCCCCGGTCGCCGGCACGGTCGACTCCATCGGCTTCGAGGCGCTGCAGGACCTGCCCGGCTTCCACGACGCCCTCGCCTACAAGAAGGCCGGGACCCGGGTCACCCGCCTGTCCACCAGCAACTTCGACTGGATCGGGCACGTCATCTTCACCGGCGCCGACCGCACCGAGGTCAACAAGCGATGCGAGGAAGCGCTGGACCTGATCGACCTCAGGATGAAGCTCGAGGTCGCCCGATGA
- a CDS encoding MFS transporter — protein sequence MSRERRRALVGVVGGILLANTGSYIWFPVLVATLGGSDSGFWAGVVMCMTYVGRLLATFCYEGIAARAGVRATVFLGTALEAVALGLMGFADGVLGYSLLAFFIGFGSGTSFPGLKNVLVSFPEDERPKAFSAFQMAGQVGLFGGALLGAALAGVGLRTLFTVVFVFFAGFCVITSALIPRHGSERVPHTAGGRVPLFNLAAFKGIEVRGATRYFLLSAAFWSLSLGFVVGIPLHMEEYVPGWAPSAPFWITGLSVLVLQYPLFQLLSKRFSPGTVMAVGLTGMTVAFLAFGAGRTGPWVVVGCLTVVLGEILFVPSFDLWISRRVPEHRLAKAMGAMHFFRSAGNMAGSLAAGILFDLSRSLGVAGGNWYVAALLAAGCALVCLSGRRSGPADGGRDLAAADAQATEHEGTVRENV from the coding sequence ATGAGCAGGGAACGCAGGCGCGCGCTCGTCGGGGTGGTCGGCGGCATCCTCCTGGCGAACACCGGGAGTTACATCTGGTTCCCCGTGCTGGTCGCCACCCTCGGCGGGTCCGACAGCGGGTTCTGGGCGGGCGTGGTCATGTGTATGACGTACGTCGGCCGGCTGCTCGCCACCTTCTGCTACGAGGGGATCGCCGCACGCGCCGGGGTCCGCGCGACCGTGTTCCTCGGCACCGCGCTGGAGGCCGTCGCGCTCGGGCTGATGGGATTCGCCGACGGCGTGCTCGGGTACAGCCTGCTGGCGTTCTTCATCGGCTTCGGCTCGGGGACGTCCTTCCCCGGCCTGAAGAACGTCCTGGTCTCCTTCCCCGAGGACGAACGGCCCAAGGCGTTCTCCGCGTTCCAGATGGCGGGGCAGGTCGGCCTCTTCGGCGGCGCGCTGCTGGGCGCCGCCCTGGCCGGTGTGGGGCTGCGGACGCTGTTCACGGTGGTGTTCGTGTTCTTCGCCGGCTTCTGTGTGATCACCTCCGCGCTGATCCCCCGGCACGGCTCCGAACGGGTGCCGCACACCGCGGGCGGGCGCGTCCCGTTGTTCAACCTGGCCGCGTTCAAGGGCATCGAAGTGCGCGGCGCCACCCGCTACTTCCTGCTGTCCGCGGCGTTCTGGTCGCTGTCCCTGGGCTTCGTGGTCGGCATCCCGCTGCACATGGAGGAGTACGTCCCGGGGTGGGCGCCCTCCGCACCGTTCTGGATCACCGGCCTGAGCGTCCTGGTGCTCCAGTACCCGCTGTTCCAGCTGCTCAGCAAGCGGTTCAGCCCGGGGACGGTCATGGCCGTCGGGCTGACCGGGATGACCGTCGCGTTCCTCGCGTTCGGCGCCGGCCGCACCGGCCCCTGGGTGGTGGTCGGCTGTCTGACGGTCGTGCTCGGGGAGATCCTCTTCGTACCGTCGTTCGACCTCTGGATCTCCCGCCGGGTGCCCGAGCACCGGCTGGCCAAGGCGATGGGCGCGATGCACTTCTTCCGCAGCGCGGGGAACATGGCCGGCTCCCTGGCCGCGGGCATCCTCTTCGACCTGTCGCGCTCCCTCGGCGTGGCGGGCGGCAACTGGTACGTCGCAGCCCTGCTGGCGGCGGGCTGCGCACTCGTCTGTCTGAGCGGCCGGCGCTCCGGCCCGGCCGACGGCGGGCGGGACCTCGCGGCCGCGGACGCGCAAGCCACCGAGCACGAAGGAACAGTGAGAGAGAATGTCTGA
- a CDS encoding DegT/DnrJ/EryC1/StrS family aminotransferase, which translates to MELFDTATVLTRVLTTGVVMSIEKSDRELPGLERLLTKQTGRTRAVLVNSRTAAIHAALAGQGIGHGDTVAVAEPDAATGRFLDWLGVGVADGGPVAYDHVALDPANADRLAELARTGTAPALVVDLTGLGFGPAAAVLTDDDRVWARAERLKIFGAYDLRTMWTQEEADASLVPGVQFNYRLSPLVAACVRMALTQAARPATPTGARS; encoded by the coding sequence ATGGAACTGTTCGACACCGCAACGGTGCTCACCCGCGTCCTCACCACCGGCGTGGTCATGAGCATCGAGAAGAGCGACCGGGAACTGCCCGGTCTCGAACGCCTGCTGACCAAGCAGACCGGACGTACCCGTGCCGTCCTCGTCAACAGCCGTACCGCCGCGATCCACGCGGCGCTCGCCGGCCAGGGCATCGGACACGGTGACACGGTCGCCGTCGCCGAGCCGGACGCGGCCACCGGCCGCTTCCTCGACTGGCTCGGCGTCGGCGTCGCGGACGGGGGGCCGGTCGCGTACGACCACGTGGCGCTGGACCCCGCCAACGCCGACCGGCTGGCCGAGCTGGCCCGGACCGGTACCGCCCCCGCCCTCGTCGTGGACCTCACCGGACTCGGCTTCGGGCCGGCCGCCGCCGTCCTCACCGACGACGACCGGGTCTGGGCCCGGGCCGAGCGGCTGAAGATCTTCGGCGCGTACGACCTGCGGACGATGTGGACGCAGGAGGAGGCCGACGCCTCCCTGGTGCCCGGGGTCCAGTTCAACTATCGGCTCAGCCCCCTCGTGGCCGCCTGCGTGCGGATGGCCCTGACCCAGGCGGCACGTCCCGCCACTCCCACCGGAGCGCGCTCATGA
- the argC gene encoding N-acetyl-gamma-glutamyl-phosphate reductase gives MADEAREKIRVAVLGASGYTGGEVIRLLLEHPRVELAFLSAERAAGTAVGSSHPWLRNHPKAAGLTFRPLAELADADTVDVAFGCLPTGALPEKLPLVADRAKRVLNLGGDFRLRDGQQVSKHYPGTAAHPPLEDFAYYIPELSPAVPDSRFVSLPGCMAVSTIYALYPLFAGAEPLVSDRVVVDAKTGSTGGGRGGGEQPAERSGNFRVHKLHGHRHAPEVQQALADLTGTDVALRFSTHSMDVTRGIMVTAYSDLRPGVSALDVKRAYAKAYVGKPFVRVRPAPKAPQDFPMLKAVTGSNVAEVAVAVRDGQCVTVAALDNLIKGAAGQAIQAMNLIHGFDETAGLPITAVSP, from the coding sequence TTGGCTGACGAAGCGCGCGAGAAGATACGCGTCGCCGTCCTCGGGGCCAGCGGCTACACCGGCGGTGAGGTCATCCGGCTGCTCCTGGAGCACCCGCGGGTGGAACTGGCGTTCCTCTCGGCGGAGCGCGCCGCGGGCACCGCGGTCGGCAGCAGCCACCCCTGGCTGCGCAACCACCCCAAGGCGGCCGGCCTGACGTTCCGGCCGCTGGCCGAGCTCGCGGACGCGGACACCGTCGACGTCGCCTTCGGCTGCCTGCCCACCGGCGCCCTGCCGGAGAAGCTGCCGCTGGTCGCCGACCGGGCCAAGCGCGTGCTGAACCTGGGCGGTGACTTCCGGCTGCGCGACGGGCAGCAGGTCAGCAAGCACTACCCGGGGACCGCGGCCCACCCGCCGCTGGAGGACTTCGCGTACTACATACCGGAGTTGAGCCCCGCGGTCCCCGACAGCCGGTTCGTCAGCCTGCCCGGGTGCATGGCCGTCAGCACGATCTACGCCCTGTACCCGCTGTTCGCGGGCGCCGAGCCACTGGTCTCCGACCGGGTGGTGGTCGACGCCAAGACCGGGTCCACCGGCGGCGGCCGCGGCGGCGGCGAGCAGCCGGCCGAGCGCAGCGGCAACTTCCGGGTGCACAAGCTGCACGGCCACCGGCACGCGCCGGAGGTCCAGCAGGCCCTCGCCGACCTCACGGGCACCGACGTGGCCCTGCGGTTCTCCACGCACAGCATGGACGTGACGCGCGGCATCATGGTGACCGCCTACTCCGACCTGCGGCCGGGGGTCAGCGCCCTCGACGTCAAGCGCGCCTACGCCAAGGCGTACGTCGGCAAGCCGTTCGTCCGGGTCCGCCCGGCGCCCAAGGCGCCGCAGGACTTCCCCATGCTCAAGGCCGTCACCGGCTCCAACGTCGCCGAGGTGGCGGTCGCCGTCCGCGACGGCCAGTGCGTCACCGTCGCGGCCCTGGACAACCTGATCAAGGGGGCGGCGGGCCAGGCCATCCAGGCCATGAACCTCATCCACGGCTTCGACGAGACGGCCGGGCTGCCCATCACGGCGGTGTCGCCATGA
- a CDS encoding amidohydrolase: protein MSRHQLSGVAIPSLDADTVFDVTVEEGVFTRVEPTGARGGGETELWPGYTETHAHVSLPANWDDTADDPRIVALQYVYHGVTHVVDMFGFPLVADAWAAGRAASAVPYPEIVHCGYAVTATTNAAGLTGHGVEFPAPVHMIATEADLEHAIRSNVERGGTFLKVMFTDGTEQPDSPVKFSRLSRRVLEFTARVAAARGLTAVIDCNTLQETRWAYECGFRLFAHSVRDRTLDGADWKELEDARFVSTLAGLRPMIMTGEEFEAEYGREGFAETQDLRNLEFARTVEKPYGIEFGCQETRTAALADMRRNALATLARDRLLIGTDSGNTGAYHGYSFLSELGLLRGDDASLDTRLRHQATVGGRRYFDELSGDRRAAHPLSAGQAATYNLHAPGRPLSALPLRTVVRGVPIDREAVARTIAEIRAAGADRKEER, encoded by the coding sequence ATGAGCCGCCACCAGCTCTCCGGCGTCGCCATCCCCAGCCTCGACGCCGACACGGTCTTCGACGTCACCGTCGAGGAGGGCGTCTTCACCCGTGTCGAGCCCACCGGGGCCCGCGGCGGGGGCGAGACGGAGCTGTGGCCCGGCTACACCGAGACCCACGCCCATGTGTCGCTGCCCGCCAACTGGGACGACACCGCCGACGACCCGCGGATCGTCGCGCTGCAGTACGTCTACCACGGGGTCACCCATGTGGTGGACATGTTCGGCTTCCCGCTGGTGGCCGACGCCTGGGCGGCCGGCCGCGCGGCCTCCGCGGTGCCGTACCCCGAGATCGTCCACTGCGGCTACGCGGTCACCGCGACCACGAACGCCGCCGGCCTCACCGGCCACGGCGTGGAGTTCCCGGCCCCGGTGCACATGATCGCCACCGAGGCCGACCTGGAACACGCGATACGGTCCAACGTCGAACGCGGCGGCACCTTCCTCAAGGTGATGTTCACGGACGGCACCGAACAGCCGGACAGCCCGGTGAAGTTCTCCCGGCTGTCCCGCCGGGTGCTGGAGTTCACCGCCCGGGTCGCCGCCGCGCGGGGCCTCACCGCGGTCATCGACTGCAACACCCTCCAGGAGACCCGCTGGGCCTACGAGTGCGGCTTCCGCCTCTTCGCCCACAGCGTGCGCGACCGCACGCTCGACGGGGCCGACTGGAAGGAGCTCGAGGACGCCCGCTTCGTCTCCACCCTGGCCGGACTGCGCCCGATGATCATGACAGGCGAGGAGTTCGAGGCGGAGTACGGGCGCGAGGGCTTCGCCGAGACCCAGGACCTGCGCAACCTGGAGTTCGCCCGGACCGTCGAGAAGCCGTACGGCATCGAGTTCGGCTGCCAGGAGACCCGTACCGCGGCACTGGCCGACATGCGCCGCAACGCGCTGGCCACCCTGGCCCGGGACAGGCTGCTGATCGGCACCGACTCCGGCAACACGGGCGCGTACCACGGCTACTCCTTCCTGAGCGAACTCGGCCTGCTGCGGGGCGACGACGCCTCGCTCGACACCCGGCTGCGCCACCAGGCGACGGTCGGGGGCCGCCGCTACTTCGACGAGCTGAGCGGCGACCGGCGCGCCGCGCACCCCCTGAGCGCCGGCCAGGCCGCCACCTACAACCTGCACGCCCCGGGCCGGCCGCTGTCCGCCCTCCCGCTGCGCACGGTCGTGCGGGGTGTGCCGATCGACCGGGAGGCCGTCGCCCGCACCATCGCGGAGATCCGTGCCGCGGGCGCGGACCGGAAGGAGGAGCGATGA